From a region of the Candidatus Tectomicrobia bacterium genome:
- a CDS encoding LysM peptidoglycan-binding domain-containing protein → MSSTSKWAGLLICGLLAAGCSGWASGLPGEEGGNPALSALPPPRHPSDVRLPAPYRPSAPSSPSSAVSLPPFIDLGFPRQELESGAVPPHDLNLPVPEGESADEAPQAQPASPGGEQTPSFVFEVPILRNALVERWVDYFTGPGRDLFAVWLQRGGRYLPYIRQILKEEGVPEDLAYVPLIESGFSLRARSRAGAVGPWQFMEGTARRMGLRVDRYLDERRDPMKSTRAAASYLTYLHKEFGDWHLALAAYNAGENRIRSAIRESGLSTYWALARTSHLPIETKNYVGKFIAGMMLAKHPEVFGFAGLEYDEPLRYDMAKLPHAVSLRMISQLAGVPIQELADLNPHLRLGITPPGGGFGLRLPPGKTVLLLQRLAKAPREAHPAPSGYRIQPGDTLSGIAKRFNLPLRQLLELNPRLDPRRLRPGTQVNLPASGTRAEAEPPASPPQETHHVVGPGENIWTISRIYGVSPEDIIRWNSLSTSSVIFPGDRLLVRRQ, encoded by the coding sequence ATGAGCTCGACCTCGAAGTGGGCCGGTTTGCTCATATGCGGGCTGTTGGCGGCGGGCTGCTCCGGGTGGGCCTCCGGCTTGCCCGGGGAGGAAGGGGGGAATCCGGCCCTCTCGGCCCTTCCCCCCCCACGCCATCCTTCGGATGTCCGTCTGCCCGCCCCTTATCGTCCGTCCGCTCCGTCCTCTCCCTCTTCCGCCGTCTCGCTTCCGCCCTTCATCGATTTGGGCTTCCCGCGCCAGGAGCTCGAATCGGGCGCCGTCCCGCCGCACGACCTGAACCTCCCGGTGCCCGAGGGGGAGAGCGCCGACGAGGCGCCGCAGGCCCAGCCCGCTTCCCCAGGCGGGGAGCAGACGCCCAGCTTCGTCTTTGAGGTTCCCATCCTGCGCAACGCCCTGGTCGAGCGCTGGGTGGACTACTTCACCGGCCCCGGCCGCGACCTCTTCGCCGTCTGGCTTCAGCGGGGCGGGCGCTATCTTCCCTACATCCGCCAGATACTGAAGGAAGAAGGCGTCCCCGAGGACTTGGCCTACGTTCCGCTCATCGAAAGCGGCTTCAGCCTGCGCGCCCGCTCCCGGGCCGGAGCGGTGGGGCCCTGGCAGTTCATGGAGGGGACGGCCCGGCGCATGGGCCTCCGGGTGGATCGCTATCTCGACGAGCGGCGCGACCCGATGAAATCCACCCGCGCGGCCGCCAGCTATCTCACCTACCTCCACAAAGAGTTCGGGGACTGGCACCTCGCCTTGGCCGCCTACAACGCCGGGGAGAACCGCATCCGCAGCGCCATCCGCGAGTCCGGCCTGTCCACCTACTGGGCCCTCGCCCGGACCTCCCATCTTCCGATCGAGACCAAGAACTACGTGGGCAAGTTCATCGCCGGCATGATGCTCGCCAAGCACCCCGAGGTCTTCGGCTTCGCGGGGCTGGAATACGACGAGCCCCTGCGCTACGACATGGCGAAGCTGCCTCACGCCGTTTCACTGAGGATGATCTCCCAGCTCGCGGGAGTCCCCATCCAGGAGCTCGCCGACCTCAATCCCCACCTCCGGCTCGGCATCACCCCGCCCGGCGGCGGCTTCGGCCTGAGGCTCCCTCCCGGGAAGACGGTGCTTCTCCTGCAGCGGCTGGCCAAGGCCCCCCGGGAGGCTCATCCCGCACCCAGCGGCTACCGCATCCAGCCGGGCGATACCCTCTCGGGCATCGCCAAGCGCTTCAATCTGCCCCTGAGGCAGCTCCTCGAGCTGAACCCCCGCCTCGACCCGCGCCGCCTGCGCCCCGGGACTCAGGTGAACCTGCCGGCCTCCGGGACGCGGGCCGAAGCCGAGCCTCCCGCCTCTCCCCCGCAGGAAACCCACCACGTGGTGGGGCCGGGCGAGAACATCTGGACCATCTCCCGCATTTACGGCGTCTCGCCCGAGGACATCATCCGCTGGAACAGCCTCTCCACCAGCTCGGTCATCTTCCCCGGCGACCGCCTTCTCGTCCGCCGGCAATAA
- the bamD gene encoding outer membrane protein assembly factor BamD — MRSRRYSLLLLAGALLIGGCTVRQADKSSPGELMLLGQEDLRAERYESARQAFQRLLREYPDSAHRRQALLNLADSYFKGEEYIESRVQYAEYVQLYPVSRETARAYYYLGMSDYNRILEPDQEQSVTRDALKTFQELLRRFPRSEFTAQSKEKVEILRDRLARHHLFIAHFYLTKGKRVSAIPRFQEVIREFGDQPALRAEAMYYLGESYVQEESYKKAGDTFRGLIKEYPDNPLSQRAYQRLVNLSGIR; from the coding sequence ATGCGAAGTCGCCGATATTCTCTCCTCCTCCTAGCGGGGGCCCTCCTCATCGGGGGATGCACCGTCCGCCAGGCGGACAAGAGCTCGCCCGGCGAGCTCATGCTCCTCGGCCAGGAGGACTTGCGGGCGGAGCGCTATGAGAGCGCGCGCCAGGCCTTCCAGCGCCTCCTGCGCGAATACCCGGACAGCGCCCACCGCCGCCAGGCCCTGCTGAACCTGGCCGACTCCTACTTCAAGGGGGAGGAGTACATCGAGTCGCGGGTGCAGTACGCCGAGTACGTCCAGCTCTATCCCGTCAGCCGGGAGACGGCGCGCGCCTACTACTACCTGGGGATGTCGGACTACAACCGCATCCTGGAGCCGGACCAGGAGCAGTCCGTCACGCGCGACGCGCTCAAGACCTTCCAGGAGCTGCTCCGGCGCTTCCCCCGCTCGGAGTTCACGGCCCAGTCCAAGGAGAAGGTCGAGATTCTCCGCGACCGGCTGGCCCGCCACCATCTCTTCATCGCCCACTTCTACCTGACGAAGGGCAAGCGCGTTTCCGCCATCCCCCGCTTCCAGGAGGTCATCCGGGAGTTCGGCGATCAGCCCGCCCTGCGCGCCGAGGCCATGTACTACCTGGGGGAGAGCTACGTCCAGGAGGAGAGCTACAAGAAAGCAGGCGATACCTTTCGCGGCCTGATCAAGGAATACCCGGACAACCCGTTGTCGCAGCGCGCCTACCAGCGCCTCGTCAACCTATCCGGAATCCGATGA